One Gemmatimonas sp. genomic region harbors:
- a CDS encoding TerC family protein codes for MIDLLSDPQAWISLLTLSVLEVVLGIDNIIFISILAGKLSPVDQPKARRFGLMGAFLSRVALLLSITWVMRLTEPLFTVIGRAVSGRDLILIVGGLFLIGKATLEIHSKLEGPEESSTTSRGGNSLWATVAQIAVIDIVFSLDSVITAVGMADSVIIMIAANVIALGVMLFAATPISDFVDKHPTVKMLALSFLVLIGTNLVAEGFGQHISKGYTYMAMAFSVIVEMLNIRARTKSEAVQLRGVPQPPDDE; via the coding sequence ATGATCGATCTGCTCTCTGATCCGCAGGCGTGGATTTCCCTGCTGACGCTTTCGGTGCTCGAAGTCGTCCTCGGCATCGACAATATCATCTTCATCTCGATCCTGGCCGGGAAGCTGTCACCGGTGGATCAGCCGAAGGCCCGCCGGTTCGGCCTCATGGGCGCCTTTCTGTCACGCGTGGCGCTGTTGCTGTCGATCACCTGGGTCATGCGCCTCACCGAGCCGTTGTTCACGGTCATCGGACGCGCCGTGTCTGGACGCGACCTCATTCTGATCGTGGGCGGCCTGTTCCTGATCGGCAAAGCCACGCTGGAAATCCACAGCAAGCTCGAAGGGCCGGAGGAGTCGTCCACGACGAGCAGGGGAGGCAACTCGCTCTGGGCCACCGTGGCGCAGATCGCGGTCATCGACATCGTCTTCTCGCTCGACTCGGTGATCACCGCCGTGGGCATGGCCGACAGCGTGATCATCATGATCGCGGCCAACGTGATCGCTCTTGGCGTCATGCTTTTCGCTGCCACGCCCATCAGCGACTTCGTGGACAAGCACCCCACCGTGAAGATGCTGGCCCTGTCGTTCCTCGTGCTGATCGGCACGAACCTCGTGGCGGAGGGATTCGGACAGCATATCTCGAAGGGGTACACGTACATGGCGATGGCCTTCTCCGTGATCGTGGAGATGCTCAACATCCGCGCGCGCACGAAGTCTGAGGCCGTGCAACTGAGAGGGGTGCCGCAGCCGCCGGACGACGAATAG
- a CDS encoding outer membrane beta-barrel protein, translating to MSYSVRTAIRTDSLPRATSAFRTLAVVVASSLLATVLVAPTAKAQTGVGATLTPYAGYLITGNWYDGPIGTSLSTTNAPMVGGQASIPLTKGIALVGNLAYASGDLRIGLPLLGGVNVGTVKTWLYDAGLELGGLPGKKVGIAPFVQLGIGGLTNDIKNSLFDVRASNIAYTGGVGLDIGVAERFALRVQAKDWVSRFNSEDAVGFRAEGNLAHNWALTAGVKLTF from the coding sequence ATGTCGTATTCCGTCCGCACCGCGATTCGCACCGATTCGCTTCCGCGTGCTACCTCGGCGTTCCGTACATTGGCCGTCGTCGTTGCGTCGTCCTTGCTGGCCACGGTGCTCGTAGCGCCCACGGCGAAGGCGCAGACGGGCGTCGGAGCCACCCTGACCCCTTACGCTGGGTACTTGATCACCGGCAACTGGTATGACGGCCCGATCGGCACGAGCCTGTCGACCACGAACGCGCCGATGGTTGGCGGACAGGCCAGTATTCCGCTCACCAAGGGCATCGCGTTGGTCGGCAATCTGGCCTACGCGTCGGGCGACCTGCGCATAGGGTTGCCGCTGCTGGGTGGTGTCAATGTGGGGACTGTGAAGACGTGGCTCTACGACGCCGGCCTCGAGCTTGGCGGGCTTCCCGGCAAGAAGGTCGGCATCGCACCGTTCGTGCAGCTCGGTATCGGTGGACTCACGAACGACATCAAGAACTCTCTGTTCGACGTGCGAGCTTCGAACATTGCCTATACCGGCGGGGTAGGTCTTGATATCGGTGTGGCCGAGCGCTTTGCCCTTCGGGTGCAGGCAAAGGACTGGGTGAGCCGATTCAATTCGGAGGATGCGGTGGGCTTCCGTGCCGAGGGGAATCTCGCGCACAACTGGGCGCTCACAGCCGGGGTGAAGTTGACCTTCTGA
- the queC gene encoding 7-cyano-7-deazaguanine synthase QueC, producing MSALSTTAASPNAASPNAPSIVRPAVVLLSGGLDSTTVLAVARREGFTPYAMTFRYGQRHSLEIDAARRVAAAHGVAKHVVVDIDLRQWGGSALTADVDVPKDRDVEHPTDEIPVTYVPARNTIFLSFALAWAETLDAQAIFIGVNALDYSGYPDCRPEYIAAFEQMANLATRAGVEGTQRLKIHAPLQHLSKADIVRLGQELGVDYAITTSCYDPAPEGTACGHCDACQLRLRGFAEAGSADPIAYAAGA from the coding sequence ATGTCTGCCCTCTCGACCACTGCCGCGTCGCCCAACGCCGCGTCGCCCAACGCTCCTTCGATTGTTCGTCCCGCCGTCGTGTTGTTGTCTGGCGGTCTCGACTCCACGACCGTGCTGGCCGTGGCACGGCGGGAGGGCTTCACGCCGTACGCGATGACCTTTCGCTATGGCCAGCGCCATTCCCTCGAGATCGATGCCGCCCGCCGCGTCGCGGCCGCTCACGGCGTCGCGAAGCACGTGGTCGTGGACATTGACTTGCGGCAATGGGGCGGCTCGGCCCTCACGGCCGATGTCGACGTGCCTAAGGATCGGGACGTCGAGCATCCGACCGACGAGATCCCGGTCACCTACGTGCCGGCGCGCAACACGATCTTTCTGTCGTTCGCGCTTGCCTGGGCGGAGACGCTCGACGCGCAGGCCATCTTCATTGGCGTGAATGCGCTCGACTACTCCGGCTACCCCGACTGTCGGCCGGAGTACATCGCGGCGTTCGAACAGATGGCGAATCTGGCGACCCGCGCCGGCGTCGAGGGGACGCAGCGGCTCAAGATCCACGCGCCCCTGCAGCACCTGAGCAAGGCAGACATTGTTCGCCTTGGCCAGGAGCTCGGCGTGGATTATGCCATCACCACGAGCTGTTACGACCCAGCGCCTGAGGGAACGGCCTGCGGTCACTGTGATGCCTGTCAGCTCAGGTTGCGCGGTTTCGCGGAAGCTGGATCGGCCGATCCAATTGCGTACGCGGCTGGAGCCTGA